ACGCCATGAGAAATCCATTAGCCGGATAACATCCCAGTAGCTGAATGAGCGTACCCACTTCTCCATCACCGGCAGGCGTTCGCTGGCATAGGCGGCGCCAACCAGCGCACCGACCGAACAGCCGGCGACGATATCCACCTTAATGCCTGCGCGCTCAAGGGCGTTAATCACGCCGATATGGGCCCATCCTTTGGCGGCGCCCGAACCCAGCGCCAGTCCAATTTTTACCTGTCTCATTCAACCTCTGGCGATAACTCTACGTGCAAATGGCTAACCGCTTGCAGCTCGGTTAACATAACGCTTGTTTTAACTTATACCTGTTGTCTGTCAACCCGGAGTTCATGTGACTGAAAAGTGTCCGTGCTGTAGCGGAATGCAGTATAGCCTATGTTGCGAGCCGTGGCTGAATGGGTCGGGATTTCCGCCCAGCGCCGAAAAATTAATGCGCTCACGCTATACCGCCTATGTTAAACAGGATGCGGCTTATCTGATTGCTACATGGCACAGTAGTGTCCGGCATCCACAATTGCAAAGTGTGCTTGAAGAAAGTTTTGCTAACACCCGCTGGCTTGGTCTGAATATTACCGCGCAACAGGCGGGCAAAGATGACGATGAAGCCTTTGTTACCTTCTTCGCTCGTTTTGCTGAAAATCAGCGCACATCGGCTATCCATGAACGCTCACGCTTTCTTCGGGACGATCAACGCTGGTACTATATCGACGGAATCGCACCGCAGGTGGGTCGAAATGATCGCTGCCCCTGCGGCTCCGAAAAAAAATACAAAAAATGTTGCGGCCAATAGAAGTCCACCCAAAATAATTCGCGTTGCAGGAAGGCGGCAAACCCGCTTATCCCCGGATGCATAAAAGCTATGTGACAGGGGAACGCACCTGCAACTTGAAGTATGAACGGGATATTGCCGTTTGATTTGATGAAACATATTAATGCTCCACAGGATCGATAACGATATGCAAGCGCAAACTCTGCAACGAAAAGTTTTACGTACCATTTGCCCTGATGCGAAAGGGCTGATCGCCAAAATCACCAATATTTGTTACAAGCATGAGCTGAATATCGTGCAGAACAATGAATTTGTTGATCATCGCACCGGGCGCTTCTTTATGCGCACCGAGCTGGAAGGGATCTTTAATGATAATACCCTGCTGGCCGATCTCGACAGTGCATTGCCACAAGGCTCGGTACGCGAACTTGGCGCTGCTGGTCGTCGTCGCGTGGTGATTCTGGTCACCAAAGAAGCACACTGCCTTGGCGATCTGCTGATGAAGAGCATTTATGGCGGTCTGGACGTAGAAATCGCGGCGGTGATTGGCAATCATGAAACGCTGCGCACGCTGGTGGAGCGTTTTGATATTCCTTTCGTGCTGGTCAGCCACGAAGGGAT
This is a stretch of genomic DNA from Winslowiella toletana. It encodes these proteins:
- a CDS encoding YchJ family protein, producing MTEKCPCCSGMQYSLCCEPWLNGSGFPPSAEKLMRSRYTAYVKQDAAYLIATWHSSVRHPQLQSVLEESFANTRWLGLNITAQQAGKDDDEAFVTFFARFAENQRTSAIHERSRFLRDDQRWYYIDGIAPQVGRNDRCPCGSEKKYKKCCGQ
- the purU gene encoding formyltetrahydrofolate deformylase gives rise to the protein MQAQTLQRKVLRTICPDAKGLIAKITNICYKHELNIVQNNEFVDHRTGRFFMRTELEGIFNDNTLLADLDSALPQGSVRELGAAGRRRVVILVTKEAHCLGDLLMKSIYGGLDVEIAAVIGNHETLRTLVERFDIPFVLVSHEGMTREQHDNNMAAEIDRYQPDYVVLAKYMRVLTPAFVQRYPNQIINIHHSFLPAFIGARPYHQAYERGVKIIGATAHYVNDNLDEGPIIMQDVIHVDHNYTAEDMMRAGRDVEKNVLSRALYKVLAQRVFVYGNRTIIL